A single genomic interval of Hemibagrus wyckioides isolate EC202008001 linkage group LG13, SWU_Hwy_1.0, whole genome shotgun sequence harbors:
- the LOC131363199 gene encoding C-type mannose receptor 2-like gives MVQLQNEAQRQQFRSSAWIGLWNDINSWRWSIGNEPLGNLINWYPGEPNNVGGHEECGMINVLGFFDTDCAGKLPFVCFDARRSGSESYIYVLNQMTWPEAQSYCKQHHTDLASVPDRTVSSIIMPLISGNTYIGLFRDSWKWTDRSNVSVIRWMTGQPDNGKGNENCGYLDNGQAADTQCSMTMPFFCYSEIRKKMQVIRVKVQSGQDVNNLDIKSAVVEQIRQKLKDHGMAENTTVKWREQPDGEEFYKEKERSVK, from the exons ATGGTCCAACTGCAGAATGAAGCACAGAGACAACAGTTCAGATCCAGTGCTTGGATTGGACTGTGGAACGACATCAACAGCTGGCGCTGGTCCATTGGAAATGAGCCACTGGGAAATCTGATAAACTGGTATCCAGGGGAACCGAACAATGTGGGTGGACATGAAGAGTGTGGTATGATAAATGTGCTCGGTTTTTTTGACACAGACTGTGCTGGGAAATTACCCTTCGTTTGCTTTGATG CACGTAGAAGTGGCAGTGAGAGCTACATTTACGTCTTGAATCAGATGACCTGGCCTGAAGCTCAGAGCTATTGTAAACAGCACCACACAGACCTGGCCAGCGTTCCAGACAGAACAGTGTCCTCCATTATAATGCCACTGATCTCTGGGAACACTTACATCGGTCTGTTCAGGGACTCCTGGAAGTGGACGGACCGATCCAATGTCTCAGTCATCAGGTGGATGACTGGACAGCCTGATAATGGAAAGGGTAATGAAAACTGTGGTTATTTGGATAACGGTCAGGCTGCTGATACACAGTGCTCAATGACCATGCCTTTCTTCTGTTACTCAG aaataagaaaaaaaatgcaagtcaTAAGAGTGAAGGTCCAGTCCGGTCAGGATGTGAACAATCTGGACATAAAGTCAGCCGTCGTTGAGCAG ATCAGACAGAAACTGAAGGATCATGGGATGGCGGAGAACACCACAGTGAAGTGGAGAGAGCAACCAGATGGAGAAGAGTtttataaagagaaagagaggagtgTGAAGTAA